The following are encoded in a window of Cervus canadensis isolate Bull #8, Minnesota chromosome 11, ASM1932006v1, whole genome shotgun sequence genomic DNA:
- the LOC122449632 gene encoding 60S ribosomal protein L39 translates to MSSHKTFRIKRFLAKKQKQNRPIPQWIRMKTGNKIRYNSKRRHWRRTKLGL, encoded by the coding sequence ATGTCTTCTCACAAGACTTTCAGGATCAAGCGATTCCTGGCCAAGAAGCAAAAGCAGAATCGTCCCATTCCTCAAtggattcgaatgaaaactggCAATAAAATTAGGTACAACTCCAAGAGAAGACATTGGAGAAGAACCAAGCTGGGTCTATAA